One segment of Chelonia mydas isolate rCheMyd1 chromosome 13, rCheMyd1.pri.v2, whole genome shotgun sequence DNA contains the following:
- the LOC114021656 gene encoding LOW QUALITY PROTEIN: mast cell protease 3 (The sequence of the model RefSeq protein was modified relative to this genomic sequence to represent the inferred CDS: inserted 1 base in 1 codon) produces the protein PGAQAGEIIGGREARPHARPYMAFVKIEREGKGGNMCGGFLTGEDVVVTAAHCNCNFGNSSMLLGAQLIATDEPGRQKXWVRRQIPHPEYNDLMLLQVQDKAELTQTVSTILLSQKKVKKGDVCSVAGWGQISIKTNTQPSPTLQEVELMITARCMYLSQPYLHYIPSRMLCMGDPQERKSPFLSQGDSGGPLVCDGKATDIVSHGSSDWTTSSVFTRLYKYMCWVKKTVCNLNP, from the exons cctggggctcaggctg GGGAGATCATCGGGGGACGGGAAGCCCGGCCTCACGCCAGACCCTACATGGCCTTTGTGAAaatagagagagaaggaaagggaggaaacATGTGTGGAGGGTTCCTCACCGGGGAGgacgtggtggtgacggcggctCATTGCAACTGCAACTTTGGGAA TTCCTCCATGCTGCTGGGGGCCCAACTCATTGCAACAGATGAACCAGGGAGGCAGA ATTGGGTACGTCGCCAGATCCCCCACCCAGAATACAACGACCTCATGCTGCTGCAGGTACA GGACAAGGCCGAGCTGACCCAGACTGTGagcaccatccttctgtcccagAAGAAGGTGAAGAAGGGGGATGTATgcagtgtggctggctggggCCAGATCAGTATCAAGACAAACACCCAGCCCTCCCCGACCCTGCAGGAGGTGGAACTGATGATCACGGCCAGGTGCATGTATCTGTCTCAGCCCTACCTCCATTATATCCCATCCAGGATGCTGTGCATGGGGGATCCCCAGGAGAGGAAGTCGCCATTCCTG TCTCAAGGCGATTCCGGAGGGCCCCTGGTCTGTGATGGGAAGGCCACAGACATCGTCTCCCATGGCAGTAGTGACTGGACAACTTCTAGTGTGTT TACCAGGCTCTACAAATACATGTGCTGGGTCAAGAAAACTGTGTGCAATCTGAACCCTTAG
- the LOC102946952 gene encoding duodenase-1 has product MTLHFLGHLFPASRPHCLLYINPGAETEPPAPAPGCAPMMLLLLLFPMAFVPLHTAQVIGGREAPLGSRPYMAYVQIGSKGSCGGFLIREDVVVTAAHCNCNLGNIYVYLGVQDFMKPGQSWQRIRARRWIQHPDFSNENFDNDIMLLKLWHSAELTKWVMPIPLPEADHHVSPGSECSVAGWGRTGVNTTSDRLQEAEQEVVSDSVCGEWYRHYDPTTMLCAGSPHAKKSAFQGDSGGPLVCDGVVQGIISNGDPDGRPPSIYTRISKFIPWINKTLQKLS; this is encoded by the exons ATGACCCTGCACTTCCTGGGCCACCTCTTCCCAGCCTCCCGTCCCCACTGTCTGCTCTATATAAACCCCGGGGCTGAGACAGAgccaccagccccagctcctggatgtGCACCAAtgatgctgctcctgctcctgttcCCCATGGCCTTTGTCCCGCTTCACACTG CTCAGGTCATCGGGGGCCGGGAAGCCCCGCTTGGCTCCAGACCCTACATGGCCTATGTACAAATAGGGTCAAAGGGAAGCTGCGGAGGGTTCCTGATCCGGGAGgacgtggtggtgacggcggctCATTGTAACTGCAACCTGGG CAACATCTATGTCTACCTGGGAGTCCAAGACTTCATGAAGCCAGGACAGAGCTGGCAACGGATCCGGGCCCGTCGCTGGATCCAGCACCCTGACTTCAGCAATGAGAACTTTGATAATGACATCATGCTGCTGAAG CTATGGCACAGCGCGGAGCTGACCAAGTGGGTGATGCCCATCCCCCTGCCGGAGGCCGATCACCACGTCAGCCCAGGCTCCGAGTGCAGCGTGGCCGGGTGGGGTCGGACCGGAGTGAACACCACCTCCGACAGGCTGCAGGAGGCGGAGCAGGAGGTGGTGTCGGACAGCGTGTGCGGAGAGTGGTACCGGCATTACGACCCCACCACCATGCTGTGTGCCGGCAGCCCCCACGCCAAGAAATCAGCCTTCCAG GGTGATTCCGGTGGGCCGTTGGTGTGCGACGGGGTGGTCCAGGGCATCATTTCCAATGGAGATCCGGATGGGCGACCCCCCAGCATATACACAAGAATCTCCAAATTCATCCCCTGGATCAACAAAACTCTGCAGAAACTGAGTTAA